In Treponema vincentii, a single window of DNA contains:
- a CDS encoding PBP1A family penicillin-binding protein, whose translation MRGRTVFLYIYLIIVFTVLVAGSAMLGYLLAETAAVKQSEQFTAFNPDLPTRILDIRGDLITEFSSNEKREIIKFEQIPPALINALLVREDRSFYRHRGFTLKAIFRAVIGKLTHRTLGGGSTITQQIAGLLYCDRTDMSISRKIKELWWAIQMERRYSKDEILELYLNKVYFGGGTYGVSAACRFYFGHSVAEITPAEAAILVIQLSSPAKYNPFEYPNVVQERQSYVLDEMVRLGYLTKEERDESYDEYWAHFDYTRTASSAWFNREDKARWFSEYVRRQLETMMYGTMDFYSDGYIVHTTCDLRHQAAAEKEMGDYIRIANTRVKNTRSHRFAQSELYSNITALVSLAFNIPALHIDSERVQAKTLSYYRSDLNPIVDMAAMLFGLNNLKITGTKSTAKVQDELARKTVEGTLICLENNTGYITALVGGSRFDESNQMIRATQGRVQPGSSFKPLLYSAAFDTKLITPATVLEDTPQVFQNQSGVPYIPNNYAGHWQGTVLAWRALARSLNIPAIKVLDTIGFDAAITRSAALLGITDQDEIDRTFPRVYPLALGVISVAPIQMAKAFAIFGNQGRRVDPIAIRTVENRNGTIVMDPERDLRLEQRRRGTAMQVISPQNAYLMTSVLQKTITAGTLMTASGSGSKFRFKDKKSGKYFSMPIAGKTGTTQNWSDAWAIGYSPYYTAAVWFGYDKGGQSLGLDNTGAMLAGPPWANFMKAIHEDMPYRDFIRPETGLTTVSVCSKSGMLQTPYCNEGTVSLYFLSGTEPTEACTYHEANNVLLEIAKDRLRKSNYSTGQTPVDIIKTDVLIDPRIFEDPEPSKHRRTGNASSYTTDPFITDELTVPSDSSNVLEPDPLLHSGEDNSSTEPPVLTPQQEQNTQNPGIQPGQTSGQSGVNNTIQPPIPQTHPDSGTIDEGTPVPSFPPIESDPSGSESETQEQNNGAIQGEGINPWL comes from the coding sequence ATGCGCGGACGCACCGTCTTTTTATATATTTATCTTATTATTGTTTTTACCGTGCTTGTTGCGGGTTCGGCAATGCTAGGCTATCTTTTGGCAGAAACAGCAGCCGTAAAGCAAAGCGAACAATTCACCGCTTTTAATCCCGATTTACCGACCCGAATACTTGATATACGAGGAGACTTAATCACTGAATTCTCGTCCAATGAAAAACGGGAGATTATTAAATTCGAGCAGATACCCCCCGCATTGATTAATGCACTGCTCGTCCGTGAAGACCGCAGCTTCTATCGACACCGAGGCTTTACTTTAAAAGCTATTTTTCGTGCCGTTATCGGAAAGCTCACCCATAGAACACTCGGCGGCGGAAGTACCATCACGCAGCAAATCGCAGGGCTTCTATACTGCGACCGCACCGATATGAGTATTTCGCGAAAGATAAAAGAACTATGGTGGGCGATTCAAATGGAACGCCGGTATTCAAAAGACGAAATTCTTGAACTTTATTTGAACAAAGTATATTTTGGCGGTGGAACCTACGGTGTTAGCGCCGCATGCCGTTTTTATTTCGGCCACTCTGTAGCGGAAATTACCCCTGCAGAAGCAGCGATACTGGTTATTCAACTGTCAAGCCCCGCTAAATATAATCCCTTTGAATACCCGAACGTTGTACAGGAACGCCAGAGCTATGTTCTTGATGAGATGGTGCGCCTCGGCTATCTTACAAAAGAGGAAAGAGACGAGTCCTACGATGAGTATTGGGCTCACTTTGACTATACCCGCACTGCTTCGTCTGCATGGTTTAATCGTGAAGACAAAGCCCGCTGGTTTTCCGAATATGTACGCCGCCAGCTTGAAACGATGATGTACGGTACGATGGATTTTTATTCTGACGGCTATATCGTACATACCACTTGCGACCTGCGTCACCAAGCAGCAGCAGAAAAAGAGATGGGTGACTATATCCGCATTGCAAACACCCGGGTAAAGAATACCCGATCGCACCGCTTTGCTCAGAGCGAACTATACAGCAATATCACTGCGCTGGTTTCACTCGCCTTTAATATTCCGGCACTCCATATCGACTCCGAACGAGTTCAAGCAAAAACACTCTCCTACTACCGCAGCGATTTGAATCCTATTGTGGATATGGCGGCAATGCTCTTCGGCTTAAACAACCTCAAAATTACCGGCACAAAAAGCACCGCAAAGGTGCAAGATGAGCTTGCAAGGAAGACGGTTGAAGGAACGCTCATCTGTTTGGAAAATAATACAGGCTACATTACAGCGCTCGTTGGAGGAAGTAGATTCGATGAATCAAACCAAATGATACGAGCGACACAAGGGCGTGTTCAGCCGGGGAGTTCCTTTAAGCCGCTTCTGTATTCCGCAGCTTTCGACACCAAATTAATTACACCGGCAACAGTGCTGGAGGATACGCCGCAAGTATTTCAAAATCAAAGCGGTGTCCCATATATTCCGAACAACTATGCAGGGCATTGGCAGGGCACAGTTCTCGCATGGCGAGCACTGGCAAGATCGCTGAATATTCCTGCGATTAAGGTACTTGATACAATCGGCTTCGATGCGGCAATCACTCGATCCGCTGCTCTGCTCGGCATCACCGATCAGGACGAAATAGACCGTACATTCCCACGAGTATATCCGCTCGCTCTCGGCGTTATCAGCGTTGCTCCCATTCAGATGGCAAAAGCGTTTGCCATCTTTGGAAACCAAGGGCGGCGGGTTGACCCCATTGCCATCCGTACCGTAGAAAACCGTAATGGTACAATCGTGATGGATCCCGAACGGGATTTACGGCTGGAACAGCGGCGGCGGGGAACTGCAATGCAGGTTATCAGCCCGCAAAATGCCTATCTTATGACATCGGTACTACAAAAAACAATTACCGCAGGAACACTTATGACTGCTTCCGGTAGCGGGTCAAAATTCCGCTTTAAGGACAAAAAGAGCGGTAAGTATTTTTCCATGCCTATTGCAGGTAAAACCGGTACAACTCAAAACTGGTCGGATGCATGGGCGATCGGTTATTCTCCGTATTATACCGCCGCTGTTTGGTTCGGATATGACAAGGGAGGGCAGTCGTTGGGACTCGACAATACGGGTGCAATGCTCGCAGGACCTCCGTGGGCAAACTTTATGAAAGCGATCCATGAAGATATGCCGTATCGAGATTTTATTCGACCCGAAACAGGATTAACCACTGTGTCGGTTTGTTCAAAATCAGGAATGCTGCAAACACCTTACTGTAATGAGGGGACGGTATCGCTCTACTTTTTATCCGGTACGGAACCGACAGAGGCTTGTACCTATCATGAAGCCAACAATGTACTGTTGGAAATTGCAAAAGACCGTCTGCGCAAAAGTAATTACAGTACAGGACAAACACCGGTCGACATTATTAAAACGGATGTACTTATTGACCCACGCATTTTTGAAGATCCTGAACCAAGCAAACATAGACGGACAGGGAATGCTTCCTCTTATACAACAGATCCATTTATAACCGATGAACTTACAGTGCCTTCCGACTCCAGCAACGTTTTGGAACCCGACCCGTTATTACATTCGGGTGAAGATAATTCTTCAACAGAGCCGCCGGTGCTTACTCCACAGCAAGAGCAAAATACACAAAATCCCGGAATTCAGCCCGGGCAGACTTCGGGACAATCAGGAGTGAATAATACGATACAACCACCGATTCCTCAAACGCATCCGGATTCGGGAACCATCGACGAAGGAACTCCGGTACCGTCTTTTCCACCTATAGAATCTGACCCGTCCGGTAGCGAATCCGAAACACAGGAACAGAATAACGGTGCGATACAGGGAGAAGGCATCAACCCGTGGTTGTAA
- a CDS encoding methyltransferase domain-containing protein, giving the protein MSYDKNAVKEAVKEHYENLAQGSLSVHGEAEKITTSIGYAAQDLVGIPKEADLGLGCGNPQEAAKPRLNETILDLGCGRGLDCFIASKAVGKNGKVFGLDSSKTMISRASEIAVKNGFTNCEFILGEIEHIPLSDSSLDLIMSNCVINLSTDKYGVYSELYRCLRKGGRVTISDITLKAALPHEWISDPDMVKT; this is encoded by the coding sequence ATGAGTTACGATAAGAATGCGGTGAAAGAAGCCGTCAAAGAGCATTACGAAAATCTGGCACAGGGAAGCCTTTCCGTACATGGTGAGGCTGAAAAGATAACGACTTCGATAGGCTATGCCGCACAAGATTTGGTCGGCATTCCGAAAGAGGCCGACCTCGGACTCGGCTGTGGAAATCCGCAAGAAGCTGCCAAGCCCCGCTTAAACGAAACCATCCTTGACTTAGGATGCGGAAGAGGACTTGACTGCTTTATAGCGTCAAAAGCTGTCGGTAAAAACGGAAAAGTTTTCGGGCTTGACAGCTCAAAAACTATGATCAGCCGCGCTTCGGAAATCGCCGTAAAAAACGGGTTTACCAATTGCGAATTTATACTTGGCGAAATTGAACATATTCCGCTTTCCGATAGTTCCCTCGATCTCATCATGAGTAATTGCGTGATAAATTTGTCAACGGATAAATATGGAGTGTATTCAGAGCTTTACCGCTGTCTTCGCAAAGGCGGAAGAGTCACGATTTCCGACATCACTTTAAAGGCTGCTTTGCCGCACGAATGGATCTCTGATCCCGATATGGTAAAAACGTGA
- a CDS encoding PolC-type DNA polymerase III, which produces MTSYDWLAAVYDTVAFIAFDTETTGLDPVSGRIVEIGAVKFDQRGVIARYNVLINPEMPMPEEAGKVNGITDEMLKDKPLIADVFPDFFDFIGTGVLVAHNAPFDINYVNAELKRAGKFPLTNKAVDTRIFAKEVFPGLSSYALQDLAVQFGITALEAHRAEDDARVCMELFEQILSRFLKNNPELVEKIRTETDVASLLAPETEQKEKDYSRSLF; this is translated from the coding sequence ATGACCAGTTATGATTGGTTGGCTGCCGTATATGACACGGTAGCCTTTATCGCTTTTGATACCGAAACGACCGGACTTGATCCCGTATCGGGGCGAATTGTAGAAATCGGTGCGGTAAAGTTCGACCAACGCGGTGTTATTGCCCGGTACAATGTGCTTATCAATCCTGAAATGCCGATGCCGGAGGAGGCGGGCAAGGTCAACGGAATCACCGATGAGATGTTGAAGGATAAGCCGCTGATAGCTGATGTCTTTCCTGACTTTTTCGATTTTATCGGTACCGGTGTTTTAGTTGCGCATAATGCTCCATTTGACATAAACTATGTTAATGCGGAGTTAAAGCGCGCCGGAAAATTTCCTTTAACCAATAAAGCCGTCGATACGCGAATATTTGCAAAGGAAGTATTTCCCGGTTTATCCAGCTATGCATTACAGGATCTTGCCGTACAGTTCGGTATTACAGCGCTGGAGGCTCACCGTGCCGAAGACGATGCCCGCGTCTGCATGGAATTGTTTGAGCAAATATTAAGTAGATTTTTAAAAAACAATCCCGAGCTGGTAGAAAAAATCCGTACGGAAACGGATGTTGCCAGTCTGTTAGCCCCCGAAACGGAGCAAAAAGAGAAAGATTATTCACGGAGTTTATTTTGA
- a CDS encoding biotin--[acetyl-CoA-carboxylase] ligase: MIPQQKRETTSITNPFNAPVYYYARTDSTLQTARECLAEGCPDGTFIYAGYQTEGRGRTADRQWLSPAEENLLGTLILRQPASTDFTLRIGLAASLTLDSFLPSGVRTAVKWPNDIFINGKKAAGILCESAGGCVLAGVGINLLQTAFLRSIEHTATSLAMIIGADKCPTFEVFIPALLTHIQECLSCRDWNEEISRRLWKRGSIVRFMRGQQENDIIEGILTGIAPDGALCITEEDKERRYYSGELLC; encoded by the coding sequence TTGATACCTCAACAAAAACGAGAAACAACCTCAATCACGAACCCTTTTAATGCGCCTGTGTATTATTACGCACGTACCGATTCTACATTACAGACTGCTCGCGAATGCCTTGCGGAGGGGTGTCCGGATGGGACATTCATCTATGCCGGTTATCAAACGGAAGGGCGCGGGCGTACGGCCGATCGGCAGTGGCTTTCCCCTGCAGAGGAAAACCTGCTCGGTACGCTTATTTTGAGGCAACCCGCATCCACCGATTTTACGCTGCGGATAGGCTTAGCCGCTAGTTTAACACTCGATTCGTTTTTGCCTTCCGGCGTACGGACTGCCGTTAAGTGGCCGAATGATATCTTTATCAACGGTAAAAAAGCTGCAGGCATCCTGTGCGAAAGCGCGGGCGGCTGTGTTCTTGCCGGTGTCGGTATCAACCTGCTTCAAACGGCTTTTTTGCGGAGCATAGAACACACGGCAACTTCGCTTGCAATGATTATCGGCGCCGATAAATGCCCCACGTTTGAAGTGTTTATTCCTGCGCTGCTGACTCACATACAGGAATGTCTTAGCTGCCGCGATTGGAATGAAGAAATCAGCCGCCGGCTTTGGAAGCGAGGTTCTATAGTACGCTTTATGCGCGGGCAACAGGAAAACGATATTATCGAAGGTATCCTTACCGGTATCGCTCCGGATGGGGCGCTGTGCATTACGGAAGAGGATAAAGAACGCCGGTACTATTCGGGAGAATTGCTCTGTTAA
- a CDS encoding phospho-sugar mutase, translating to MDSKTILTSAKQYIAEETDPTFVKEVEALIAKNDEKELFDRFYRQLEFGTGGLRGIIGGGTNRMNPTVIKKATQGLADYIIETFPEKAKKGQLKAVIAHDSRRYSDVFAEATALIFAANGFTVYLFSALRPTPELSYAIRHLGCDTGVVVTASHNPPQYNGYKAYWNDGAQVIPPHDKGIIDKVNAVKKVNMMNRDEAIKSGKLIIIDKEIDEKYWASVKAKLHRGDLIKEMSKSVKIVYTPLHGTGAMHVEKVLGDMGFNIITVPEQRQPDGNFPTVSYPNPEDPAALKMAIALAEKEGADILMATDPDADRFASAVKDGNRKMHLITGNQMGALFADYLCLTAKEFGVMPAKPAIVRSIVTSHLCDRIAKSYGVASFECLTGFKWICNKADEISKQGYHYIYGFEESYGYNFGMEIRDKDGIAASALCAEMSLYWRKQGKSLLDRLNELFTQHNLFCEKTINKVFPGAEGVEIMKNMMIKLRTSALKDIAGVKVLTIRDIDQSCSYNPLTPDKKEAVHLPVSNVLQYYLEDGTIISIRPSGTEPKIKFYIIHPQPVQGKDVAAAQTKAEQQVKIFAQALDTIV from the coding sequence ATGGATAGTAAAACAATTCTAACCTCTGCAAAACAGTACATAGCAGAGGAAACCGATCCTACATTTGTAAAGGAAGTGGAAGCGCTCATCGCAAAGAATGATGAAAAAGAGCTGTTTGACCGCTTCTACCGTCAATTGGAATTCGGTACCGGCGGTTTGCGCGGGATTATCGGTGGCGGAACAAACAGGATGAATCCTACGGTTATTAAGAAGGCAACTCAAGGGCTTGCTGACTATATTATCGAAACCTTTCCCGAAAAGGCAAAAAAAGGCCAACTAAAAGCAGTTATCGCGCATGATTCGCGCCGCTATTCGGATGTGTTTGCAGAGGCAACCGCGCTCATCTTTGCGGCAAACGGTTTTACGGTGTACCTGTTTTCGGCATTACGCCCGACACCGGAGCTTTCCTATGCAATCCGCCACCTCGGCTGCGATACCGGTGTAGTCGTTACCGCTTCGCACAATCCGCCGCAGTATAATGGATACAAAGCATATTGGAATGACGGTGCACAAGTTATCCCACCCCACGATAAGGGCATTATCGACAAGGTCAATGCTGTTAAAAAAGTTAACATGATGAACCGCGACGAAGCGATTAAGAGCGGTAAACTCATCATCATCGATAAAGAGATAGATGAAAAATATTGGGCGAGCGTTAAGGCCAAGCTGCATCGCGGTGATCTTATTAAAGAGATGTCAAAGTCCGTAAAAATTGTTTACACCCCGCTGCACGGTACCGGTGCGATGCATGTCGAAAAAGTACTCGGCGATATGGGCTTTAACATCATCACCGTACCCGAACAACGTCAGCCGGACGGCAATTTCCCGACAGTCAGCTACCCCAATCCCGAAGACCCTGCTGCGCTTAAAATGGCGATTGCACTTGCGGAAAAAGAAGGCGCCGATATCCTGATGGCAACCGACCCCGATGCCGACCGTTTTGCTTCGGCGGTAAAAGACGGCAACAGAAAAATGCATCTTATTACCGGCAACCAGATGGGCGCCCTTTTTGCCGACTACCTCTGCCTGACTGCAAAAGAATTCGGTGTTATGCCGGCAAAACCTGCCATTGTTCGTTCTATTGTAACATCGCATCTGTGTGACCGTATTGCGAAAAGCTACGGGGTTGCTTCCTTTGAATGCTTAACGGGATTTAAGTGGATCTGCAACAAAGCTGATGAAATTTCCAAACAAGGGTATCACTACATTTACGGCTTTGAGGAAAGCTACGGCTATAATTTCGGGATGGAAATCCGCGATAAAGACGGAATTGCTGCCTCTGCTCTCTGTGCCGAGATGTCGCTCTATTGGCGTAAACAAGGGAAGAGCTTGTTAGATCGCTTAAACGAACTCTTTACACAGCATAACCTCTTCTGCGAGAAAACCATCAACAAGGTGTTTCCCGGTGCGGAAGGCGTTGAAATTATGAAAAATATGATGATAAAGCTCCGTACTTCCGCATTAAAGGATATTGCCGGCGTAAAGGTTCTAACCATCCGCGATATCGATCAATCATGTTCATACAACCCGTTGACACCTGATAAAAAAGAAGCGGTACATCTTCCGGTAAGTAATGTGTTGCAGTATTATCTTGAAGACGGAACGATTATCAGTATCCGCCCGAGCGGTACCGAGCCCAAGATCAAGTTTTATATCATCCATCCGCAGCCGGTACAGGGTAAGGATGTTGCCGCCGCTCAGACCAAAGCAGAACAGCAGGTTAAAATTTTTGCTCAAGCGTTGGACACTATCGTCTAA
- the dtd gene encoding D-aminoacyl-tRNA deacylase translates to MRAVIQRVRSGSVAIEGFETQTVGKGFVILLGICPEDTEDDIDWLVKKIVQMRIFEDDEGKMNRALADVQGDILLVSQFTLFASTKKGNRPSFNAAAEPSIAIPLYECCIRKLSEALGKPIKTGQFGADMQVEIHNDGPVTIIIDTKVKE, encoded by the coding sequence ATGCGAGCAGTAATACAGCGGGTACGGTCGGGAAGTGTGGCGATTGAAGGTTTTGAAACGCAGACCGTCGGCAAGGGCTTTGTGATTTTGCTCGGTATCTGTCCTGAAGATACTGAGGACGATATAGATTGGTTGGTTAAGAAAATCGTACAGATGCGGATTTTTGAAGACGATGAGGGGAAGATGAATCGTGCCCTTGCGGATGTGCAGGGAGACATTTTGCTGGTCAGTCAGTTCACCCTGTTTGCCAGTACGAAGAAAGGAAATCGCCCGTCCTTCAATGCAGCGGCGGAGCCTTCGATTGCAATCCCGCTCTATGAATGCTGTATCCGCAAACTGAGCGAAGCGCTTGGTAAGCCGATAAAAACCGGACAATTCGGGGCGGATATGCAGGTGGAAATTCACAACGACGGACCAGTTACGATCATAATCGACACGAAGGTAAAAGAATAA
- a CDS encoding deoxycytidylate deaminase: protein MTEEPYIRPTWDEYFMEVCRAIAKRATCDRGRSGCVIARDNQLLVTGYVGAPRGLPHCDDVGHQFKKVQHEDGSVSQHCVRTVHAEQNAICQAAKRGISIDGATLYCKMTPCRTCAMLIINCGIKRVIAEKRYHDSADSIQMFKQAGVELEHLSDNVEEYQGQ, encoded by the coding sequence ATGACTGAAGAACCGTATATCCGCCCAACATGGGACGAATACTTTATGGAAGTGTGCCGCGCAATCGCGAAACGTGCAACGTGCGACCGCGGTAGATCCGGATGCGTCATTGCACGGGATAATCAACTCTTGGTTACCGGCTATGTGGGTGCTCCCCGCGGATTGCCCCATTGCGACGATGTTGGACATCAGTTTAAAAAGGTGCAGCATGAAGACGGTTCCGTAAGTCAACATTGCGTCCGTACTGTTCATGCAGAACAGAATGCAATTTGCCAAGCAGCAAAGCGAGGTATCAGTATCGACGGTGCAACGCTCTACTGCAAAATGACTCCCTGCCGCACATGCGCGATGCTGATTATCAATTGCGGTATAAAACGAGTTATTGCCGAAAAACGATACCATGACAGTGCCGATTCAATCCAGATGTTTAAACAGGCAGGAGTTGAGCTTGAGCACCTGAGTGATAATGTCGAAGAATATCAAGGCCAATAG
- the rsmG gene encoding 16S rRNA (guanine(527)-N(7))-methyltransferase RsmG, giving the protein MNTQNTELLQAGLTALHIEDRQGKLADMLTRYIRELETFNAAFNLIKVQNTQELIIKHILDSLAPWEALAHRLDSQQTEGTCTIADIGSGAGLPGIPLACLFLLKDPSIKFTLIERMHKRCAVLENVQAMLGLTNTTVLESEAEKAPADYFDIAVFRAFRPLDRAMLATLQKRIHSTGILAAYKGKRTAIEEEMQALDAYKPDYEVIPVQTPFYDAERNLVIIPKCREDD; this is encoded by the coding sequence ATGAATACACAAAACACGGAACTTTTACAAGCGGGATTAACCGCATTACATATTGAAGACCGGCAAGGCAAATTGGCAGATATGTTAACGCGATACATTCGCGAACTTGAAACGTTTAATGCCGCATTTAATTTGATAAAGGTGCAAAACACTCAAGAGCTGATTATCAAACATATCCTCGACAGTCTTGCGCCCTGGGAAGCGTTAGCACACAGGCTCGATTCACAGCAAACCGAGGGCACCTGTACTATTGCAGATATCGGTTCGGGGGCGGGGCTGCCGGGTATTCCGCTTGCATGTCTGTTTTTACTTAAAGATCCGAGCATTAAATTTACGTTAATAGAGCGGATGCACAAACGATGCGCTGTTTTGGAAAATGTACAAGCCATGCTAGGGCTAACCAATACCACCGTGCTGGAATCCGAGGCAGAAAAAGCTCCTGCCGATTATTTTGACATTGCCGTATTCCGAGCCTTTCGGCCGCTTGACCGCGCAATGCTTGCTACCCTGCAAAAACGAATTCACAGTACCGGTATCTTAGCGGCCTACAAGGGAAAACGCACCGCAATTGAAGAAGAGATGCAAGCTTTGGACGCTTATAAGCCGGACTATGAAGTAATACCGGTACAAACACCTTTTTATGACGCGGAACGGAATCTTGTTATAATTCCCAAGTGCCGCGAGGATGATTAA